The DNA window aaaagatcctaggttcggcaagtggtcgccgaattgggaagggccgttcattgtgcataaGGTATACGgcaaaggggcgtatcatcttaaagaccggactggagtagttcacaaattaccaattaatgggaagttcttgaagaaatattatccggtcacatgggaaatgcgtgaataaaaaaaaattgttgtagaaaaagtcattccattaaaattgaCAGGTATTACAAAGATGAGTAGGTCGAATACATTCAAGGAGACgagggaagaagagtgctgagcagagCTTTCAACCccaaccaccgcacgtcggccatgatgACTTCGGCTTGCCGATTCTTTTTGTCCAGCCTCAGGCGCTCGACCCGTTTTTTGGCCGCCGCATACTCAGTTAGGCGATCCTTCCCGCCTGACTCAAAGTCCctcgcaagctcagaagcaatgACCGACTGGCGTTttgctagttcggccatctgacggtcgagctcggctaacgcttctccttttgcccgtagatcgtcaatcttcggacggagggtgtcttgaacggccgtggcggcttgtaggtcctgttcggccttcagagcagtctggaagatgctaaatgtctcccgaacgcgctccaaggcagacgatgcccgaacaatggcatctccgcttaggcgaccgtcggctccaaggtcgttcagacacacgccgagcagatcaagaccgttgcgctcaagTACTTGCGATGATGAGAGCGACAGGACTTCTCGCAACTGGGCTAGGGCGCTTGGATCGGCAGCCTCAGTCGGAGCGGCCGAAGGGCTGGACTCTGCAGTCGTGCTGGAGAGGAGAGCCTTGAATTCaacctcccatgaagcctgcGCGAATAGACAAGGTTAAGCTTAAAGgaagtcatgacaagaatagcaagaaggtgtcgtttttaacctgccgagaggagacctcggccatgtccctagggtcgttgctcgaacctaaagaactcaatggccgagcccagtgtctcagattgcttctcacttcacgcggccgatggaggttatctacgtttgatggccactgaggcggccaggaaatatagataacgcccttcggcgcatagaattgacggtgaaaagaatgtacaggcacctgacatttagtttttccttgtttagaattctaaagcagaaaagcaatcaggaggaaaattgaaggtacttacaaaagccgaggtaacctcctgtggaggaatgtggaagccttggtcttgaggatggaccggcgattccgccgtggcctcgggttcctcgagcagccgtttgccacggtcggctgccGATGGGCCGACTGGCGCAGCTGCTTCAGTGGAGGCAGGGACGTCCTGGTCCTGAGAAGGAACGAGAGGTTCGGCCACCGGGGTCGGTTCCTCGACCGTGCGCTTGCCACGATTAGCCGAGGAGGGGCCGGTTTGAACCGCCATCTCGGATACTGGAGGAGGTTGTTGGCGAGTATGAGGACGACGcgccagcgggacctcgtcgctcccctcactctcttccaaCACGAAGACCGTGGGctttggattcttgggagaggtTCCCTCGGTCGTAGGAGCCGCCTGTTGTGAGACAGGTGCCTTCTCGACAGAGGGAGGTACAACTGATTCACTGGCCACAGAGGCAGGCCGCGCTGGAGCCGTCTCTATGGCCGAAGCCGGCTGTTTCTTGACCCCAGAATGGCCGGCGGCGGGAGAAGAGgaagcactgggagtcgtcgtgtGGCTGGAGATAACGTGGATCTCCCGAGCACCTTTCTTCGCCAGTTGTTTGACCCGCTTGGCAGGCGGGGAAGGCTCGATAGCCGGCCCGGCCtcttggcgaggccgtttgATCAGCACGGCCCTACCAGCGGGTTTGTCCTTTTGggccacgaccgattttttcccgGCCGTAGCAGCGGCAACTGCCTCCGTCTTTCTCAAAGGCCGACTACCTAAAAGGATAAGGACAATTCAGTGAGGCAAATCAATATGCAAGGTTGATGGAAAGGAGGAAAATGGAACAGATACCTTGAGTATGAGGGGCCGAGGCCTTCTTAGGTCGGTCGCCGAAGAGTCTGCTCACCACATCTTCGACCGACGCACTAAAGAACTCTTGGGTGTAATTTTCCCACCACTCACCGAAGGTGTCGGTGCAATGAGTTTCTGGGGTGGCT is part of the Malus domestica chromosome 12, GDT2T_hap1 genome and encodes:
- the LOC139189936 gene encoding uncharacterized protein, coding for MASFISKLSRECDQHQKIVDRSSIKTIRFENDMSTQYQILGPLFKATIPPTIIGLLQEHCLTPLLQGFEWSRWDAAKPQGSWPSTTTSWAAWVVRMERLFGEQWKALGIYDAILLSSMEIVPDKELLQAALCFWCSATNTMVLPLGPIGPTVLDITAILGTSATGIPVDATLSGHPSNIDLKTLFDRRAFETLNRDGHIPSKEDIQKLHKNFCSRPLRKTEAVAAATAGKKSVVAQKDKPAGRAVLIKRPRQEAGPAIEPSPPAKRVKQLAKKGAREIHVISSHTTTPSASSSPAAGHSGVKKQPASAIETAPARPASVASESVVPPSVEKAPVSQQAAPTTEGTSPKNPKPTVFVLEESEGSDEVPLARRPHTRQQPPPVSEMAVQTGPSSANRGKRTVEEPTPVAEPLVPSQDQDVPASTEAAAPVGPSAADRGKRLLEEPEATAESPASWEVEFKALLSSTTAESSPSAAPTEAADPSALAQLREVLSLSSSQIDDLRAKGEALAELDRQMAELAKRQSVIASELARDFESGGKDRLTEYAAAKKRVERLRLDKKNRQAEVIMADVRWLGLKALLSTLLPSSP